In Paraburkholderia terrae, the following proteins share a genomic window:
- a CDS encoding EAL domain-containing protein → MVDHTLDVEIGRLVSGSMLECPPHTPIKDAAGRMVGQGCSAIVVVDGEQAVGIWTEHDALALADDASVLFQPVDSVMSHPVLSLSEHTRLGDAAGHFRSEGIRHCLVVDDQGRSLGILTQTDLVMSQGAEFFLRMKSIESVKVSMPVLVSQDLYLKEAMRLMRSRRLSAIVVKYPEGLHGILTERDIVRLVASGALLGTVGTYASRPLRSLRQSQSLYAARQYLIQHRMRHVGVVDNQDSLIGVLGLADILNDIEYEYVHELQTALRERDDALFESRYNLRLADRVVESSLDGVMVTDLEGNIARVNPAFTRLTGYTKAEAVGRNAKLLSSGRQSPAFYRELWKCLRERGHWKGEIWNRRKSGEIYLEYLSISGICDEDGRCSNYAAIFSDITGRRQAEERLSYLATHDALTGLPNRTLFSERLNHAMARAQRTSKRVAVIFLDLDRFKLINDTLGHGIGDETLKIIAERLKRAVRETDTVARLGGDEFTLVAEDIEDVRHVGQIAQSLLTSVGQPINVGAQSVFVTPSIGISMYPDDAIDPRQLLMQADRAMYEAKEAGKNNFQFFAAPMTSSAMERIMLESELHNALANNEFHLHYQPEYDVQTGTITSVEALIRWQHPKRGLISPDQFIPVAEDSALIVPIGGWVLREACRQARAWLDEGFDFGRIAVNLSRKQCRYDDFLHEVACVLSDTGLPARRLQFELVESMAMTGREETGALLRELAGRGISLAIDDFGTGYSAFAYLQTLPVDTLKVDRSFLAQIGPGTTGGAIVRAIVAMAKALGITVVAEGVEQESQMQFLREIGCDRAQGYLLARPAPAYQMQRTAVGARCGFHVEHQYQSRQTNDTLATATEQA, encoded by the coding sequence ATGGTAGATCACACGTTGGATGTCGAAATTGGGCGGCTTGTTTCGGGGTCGATGCTCGAGTGCCCGCCCCACACGCCCATCAAGGATGCCGCCGGGCGGATGGTAGGGCAGGGGTGTAGCGCGATCGTTGTGGTCGACGGCGAACAAGCCGTCGGCATATGGACCGAGCATGATGCCCTGGCTCTCGCGGACGATGCCAGCGTTCTGTTTCAGCCAGTCGACTCGGTGATGAGTCATCCGGTCCTGTCATTATCGGAGCACACTCGTCTCGGCGATGCCGCCGGGCATTTCAGGAGCGAAGGCATTCGTCATTGCCTGGTCGTTGACGATCAGGGACGCTCGCTCGGCATTCTGACGCAGACCGACCTCGTCATGAGTCAAGGCGCCGAGTTCTTCCTTCGGATGAAGTCCATTGAATCCGTAAAGGTTTCGATGCCCGTTCTGGTAAGTCAGGATCTTTACCTGAAAGAGGCGATGCGGCTGATGCGGTCGCGGCGTCTGAGTGCGATCGTTGTCAAATATCCAGAGGGCCTACACGGCATTCTGACTGAGCGCGACATCGTTCGACTTGTAGCGAGCGGTGCGTTGCTAGGTACGGTGGGTACCTATGCAAGCCGTCCACTGCGCTCGCTGCGGCAGTCGCAGAGTCTTTACGCCGCGCGGCAGTATCTGATTCAGCATCGTATGCGACATGTGGGCGTGGTCGACAACCAGGATTCGCTCATTGGCGTGCTGGGTCTGGCGGACATTCTGAACGACATCGAATATGAATACGTTCACGAGTTGCAAACAGCACTCCGCGAGCGCGACGATGCACTGTTCGAATCGCGGTACAACTTGCGGCTTGCCGACCGGGTGGTCGAATCGTCGCTGGACGGGGTGATGGTCACCGATCTGGAGGGGAACATCGCGAGAGTCAATCCCGCCTTTACCAGGCTAACAGGCTACACGAAGGCGGAGGCAGTTGGCCGAAATGCCAAATTGCTGAGTTCTGGACGCCAGTCGCCTGCATTTTATCGTGAACTCTGGAAATGCCTTCGCGAAAGAGGACATTGGAAAGGCGAGATATGGAATCGCAGGAAAAGCGGCGAAATCTACCTCGAATACCTTTCGATATCTGGCATATGCGATGAGGACGGTCGATGCTCCAACTACGCGGCGATCTTCTCGGACATAACCGGGCGCCGGCAGGCCGAAGAGCGTCTTAGCTATCTTGCCACTCACGACGCGCTCACCGGGTTGCCGAATCGAACATTGTTCAGCGAGCGCCTGAACCACGCAATGGCCAGAGCGCAGCGCACATCAAAACGGGTCGCAGTCATATTCCTCGATCTCGACCGTTTCAAGCTGATCAACGACACGCTGGGTCACGGAATCGGCGACGAAACGCTCAAAATCATTGCCGAGCGACTCAAGCGCGCCGTGCGGGAGACCGATACAGTTGCACGCCTGGGCGGTGACGAGTTCACGCTCGTCGCCGAAGACATAGAGGACGTCCGCCATGTCGGGCAGATCGCGCAGTCGCTCCTGACCTCCGTGGGGCAGCCGATCAACGTCGGCGCGCAATCGGTGTTCGTCACGCCGAGTATCGGGATCAGCATGTATCCCGATGACGCGATCGACCCGAGACAGTTGCTCATGCAGGCGGATCGGGCGATGTATGAGGCAAAGGAAGCTGGCAAGAACAATTTCCAGTTCTTTGCGGCCCCGATGACCTCATCGGCGATGGAGCGGATCATGCTTGAGAGTGAACTGCACAACGCCCTGGCGAATAATGAGTTTCATCTGCACTACCAACCCGAGTATGACGTGCAGACCGGTACCATTACCAGCGTCGAAGCGTTGATCCGGTGGCAGCATCCTAAGCGAGGCCTCATTTCCCCAGATCAGTTCATTCCAGTTGCGGAGGACTCCGCATTGATCGTTCCAATCGGTGGATGGGTGCTGCGGGAAGCGTGTCGCCAGGCACGTGCATGGCTTGATGAAGGATTCGACTTCGGACGAATCGCAGTCAACCTATCTCGAAAGCAATGCCGGTACGATGACTTTCTGCATGAGGTTGCATGTGTCTTAAGCGATACCGGATTGCCTGCCCGACGCCTTCAATTCGAACTCGTTGAGAGCATGGCCATGACGGGCCGTGAAGAAACAGGAGCGCTGCTGCGAGAACTGGCGGGGCGCGGCATCAGTCTGGCGATTGATGATTTCGGCACCGGGTACTCTGCGTTCGCGTATTTGCAGACGCTCCCGGTGGATACGCTCAAGGTTGATCGGTCGTTCCTGGCCCAGATAGGGCCCGGAACGACCGGTGGAGCGATCGTGCGGGCGATCGTCGCGATGGCGAAAGCCCTCGGCATCACTGTTGTGGCTGAGGGAGTCGAGCAGGAGTCGCAGATGCAATTCCTGCGCGAAATCGGGTGCGACCGGGCGCAAGGTTACCTGTTGGCTCGGCCGGCCCCGGCGTACCAGATGCAACGAACAGCAGTTGGCGCTCGGTGCGGTTTTCATGTCGAGCATCAATACCAGTCTCGCCAAACGAACGACACGCTAGCAACCGCTACAGAACAGGCTTAA
- a CDS encoding methyl-accepting chemotaxis protein, translated as MRENLPVTDEEYVLSERDVIITRTDVSGRIVYANEAFLRSSGYQRREVMGEPQNIVRHPDMPVEAFRDLWATIGTNQPWTGVVKNRRKTGGFYWVLANVTPVLERGQKVGYMSVRTKPTKEQIAKAMRLYETLSASGRKRLRLSGGDVRRSGVGGSVDRLLRLPVDLRLWVVIAVLIAVFLLQAFSVHRPLLPGISPLWQAWLLGGLGMGIASACGVYLTRNVLTPLKVLNGSALNLLSGHIQELFPERGDAQTRLLGRMLNQMNAKLVGVLIDAKISIDVIRDATLEFANGNADLANRTDEQASAIEQTTASLAEITETAEHNALGAERANATGQETAESAEVAAQEVHRTVAVMARVGERSRKIAEITSVIDAIAFQTNIIALNASVEAARAGQYGRGFAVVATEVRSLAQRAAGAAKEIKTLIESSLDTVTVAAQAATRAGETMNTVEQAVTRLTHTLHDIALASRGQSAQITQINDAVGQVAELTQRNAALVEQAAAASTDLQQQTQSLEATVSIFHLRSES; from the coding sequence ATGCGCGAGAATCTACCCGTCACCGACGAAGAATATGTGTTGTCTGAACGAGACGTCATCATCACCCGTACCGACGTCTCAGGCCGCATTGTGTACGCCAATGAAGCCTTTCTGAGGAGCAGCGGCTATCAACGCAGGGAGGTGATGGGCGAACCCCAGAACATCGTTCGACATCCGGACATGCCTGTCGAGGCATTTCGCGATTTGTGGGCGACCATTGGCACGAACCAACCTTGGACCGGAGTTGTCAAGAACCGCCGCAAAACCGGCGGGTTTTATTGGGTTCTTGCAAATGTCACACCCGTTTTAGAGCGCGGCCAGAAAGTGGGGTACATGTCGGTACGGACAAAGCCGACAAAGGAACAGATCGCCAAAGCAATGCGTCTGTATGAAACGTTGAGTGCTTCAGGACGCAAAAGGCTGCGATTATCCGGCGGCGACGTCAGGCGGTCGGGAGTCGGCGGAAGCGTGGATCGGTTGCTCCGGTTGCCGGTCGATCTGCGTCTCTGGGTCGTTATTGCCGTGCTGATTGCGGTGTTCCTGTTGCAGGCATTCAGCGTGCATCGCCCGCTGCTGCCGGGCATTTCCCCGCTTTGGCAAGCGTGGTTGCTTGGAGGTCTGGGCATGGGGATCGCGAGTGCATGCGGCGTTTATCTGACGCGGAACGTACTCACCCCGTTGAAAGTGCTTAATGGCAGCGCACTCAATCTGTTAAGCGGTCACATTCAGGAATTGTTTCCGGAACGAGGTGACGCGCAGACCAGGCTGCTCGGCAGAATGCTCAATCAGATGAACGCGAAGCTGGTTGGTGTCCTGATCGATGCGAAGATCTCGATCGATGTGATTCGCGATGCAACTCTCGAATTCGCCAATGGGAACGCCGACCTTGCCAATCGTACCGACGAGCAGGCTAGCGCGATTGAGCAAACGACCGCGAGCCTTGCTGAAATTACCGAAACTGCGGAACACAACGCGCTCGGCGCGGAGCGGGCAAACGCTACCGGGCAGGAGACCGCTGAATCCGCAGAAGTGGCCGCACAGGAGGTGCACAGAACCGTGGCGGTGATGGCGCGTGTGGGTGAACGCTCGCGCAAGATCGCTGAGATCACATCCGTGATCGATGCGATCGCATTCCAGACGAACATCATCGCGCTCAACGCGTCGGTGGAGGCAGCCCGGGCTGGCCAATATGGCCGCGGGTTCGCCGTTGTGGCCACCGAAGTTCGTAGTCTTGCGCAAAGGGCGGCCGGTGCGGCGAAGGAAATCAAGACGTTAATTGAGAGTTCCCTCGATACGGTGACGGTGGCCGCGCAGGCAGCCACCCGCGCCGGCGAGACCATGAATACAGTAGAGCAGGCCGTTACGCGATTGACTCACACGCTGCACGACATTGCGCTTGCGAGCCGCGGGCAGAGCGCGCAGATCACACAAATCAACGATGCAGTCGGGCAGGTAGCGGAACTCACGCAGCGCAATGCTGCTCTTGTCGAGCAAGCTGCGGCGGCTTCGACTGATCTGCAGCAGCAGACTCAATCGCTCGAGGCCACGGTGAGCATTTTTCACCTCCGCAGCGAATCGTAA
- a CDS encoding GGDEF domain-containing protein, with the protein MRTIVTWIAAAGVSTEVGNPLKIIMKSISDVILSRLTDLIPGELEQTEFRWLTLPHQHPVMLTRRRATMIVNRVRLLAFLFAVLTPLWSGVDLIVFPFPLWLSLALLRLVACGTFASLLLYRPNGNLFDAYRAMVLLFAIPTVFYVASYVLLGRYQLTGMSAAISAGYAFLPFVLLSGLSIFPLTLLETLIFAGPILIAHAIAASLRWTTVNWPSFAGSFWLQVLITGVSALADMSQLAFMIVLVRKAVRDPLTGAFSRSSGEEVLALQFSLASRSSARLAVAFIDLDHFKNINDRYGHEAGDKVLVNMTCIVRHNLRHGDVLARWGGEEFLVIMPNTDLVQAEAVLARLSNIGFGLNPDHTPVTASVGIAELMADQASDWKFLVDMADRRMYRAKQCGRDQVCSRDEQGATDCCTDLRGLADILKEAEIEQC; encoded by the coding sequence TTGAGGACGATTGTCACCTGGATTGCCGCAGCCGGCGTCAGCACCGAGGTTGGAAATCCTTTAAAGATAATTATGAAAAGCATTTCAGACGTCATATTGTCACGCCTGACTGACCTCATTCCGGGAGAACTGGAACAGACGGAATTCCGATGGTTGACATTACCCCATCAGCATCCGGTCATGTTGACGCGGCGACGGGCAACCATGATCGTTAACCGCGTCCGTCTGCTCGCATTTCTGTTCGCCGTACTGACGCCGCTATGGAGCGGCGTCGACCTGATTGTCTTTCCCTTCCCGCTGTGGCTCAGCCTCGCGCTGCTTCGCCTGGTCGCGTGCGGTACCTTCGCCAGTTTGTTGCTGTACCGCCCGAATGGCAACCTGTTCGACGCGTATCGCGCCATGGTGCTGCTCTTTGCGATTCCTACCGTTTTTTATGTCGCCTCGTATGTGCTACTTGGCCGCTACCAGCTCACGGGAATGTCGGCGGCCATCAGCGCCGGTTATGCATTCCTGCCCTTCGTACTGCTTTCCGGGTTGTCCATCTTTCCCCTTACGCTGCTCGAGACCCTGATCTTCGCGGGTCCAATCCTGATCGCCCATGCTATAGCCGCCTCACTACGATGGACAACCGTGAACTGGCCGTCATTTGCCGGCTCTTTCTGGTTGCAGGTGTTGATCACTGGCGTGTCCGCATTGGCGGACATGAGCCAGCTGGCGTTCATGATCGTGCTGGTGCGGAAGGCAGTCCGGGACCCCCTGACCGGCGCCTTCTCGCGCAGCAGTGGCGAAGAAGTGCTGGCGCTGCAATTCAGCCTTGCCTCTCGCAGCAGCGCAAGATTGGCCGTCGCCTTCATCGATCTCGATCATTTCAAGAACATCAACGACCGGTACGGTCACGAAGCGGGCGACAAGGTACTGGTCAACATGACCTGCATCGTTAGGCACAACCTGCGACACGGCGATGTGCTGGCCCGCTGGGGTGGTGAGGAGTTTCTAGTGATCATGCCCAACACCGACCTGGTACAGGCGGAAGCTGTGCTGGCGCGCCTGAGCAACATAGGTTTTGGCCTGAACCCCGACCATACCCCAGTGACCGCCAGCGTCGGCATCGCCGAACTGATGGCTGATCAGGCCAGCGACTGGAAGTTCCTGGTCGATATGGCTGACCGGCGGATGTATCGCGCCAAACAATGCGGTCGCGATCAGGTGTGCAGCCGGGACGAACAGGGTGCCACGGACTGTTGCACCGATCTGCGAGGGCTGGCAGACATTCTGAAAGAGGCTGAAATTGAACAATGCTAA
- a CDS encoding EAL and HDOD domain-containing protein: protein MVRLQKGECSKLKARVPSPTLTDGQLASNSKAATQECVYLGRQPILDRSGALIAFELLFRTGTANVAQVTDEADATAQVITRLVGDIGLRAALGEHTAYVNVDRTALTSDLVRLLPPERFVLEILETVTFDEALFRRCNDLRRAGFRLALDDVSEVSPRLLAFLPCVDIVKIDLMECPRERLAEMAGIVMLHGKVAIAEKVETPEDHDAAMRAGFELFQGYHFAKPQVLTSRRITPSRDALLRMLVLLSGEPWIAELEAELKRIPNLVIQLLRLLGSSAVGFPRTISSLREAIMVVGTRQITRWTQLLLFADGHLGALRSDPLTRLCATRARFMELAAGRLRLDDDRFADTAFMTGVFSLVHVLFGTAIEDSVSTLPIHTDIRRALLERYGGLGLLLNATEAAESGDLMAIRAACEALPGFTPNDLTMLGLAAAAWYDDQVQGNLDAANHGPGRAPAGQKKQPGPDGA from the coding sequence ATGGTACGTTTACAGAAAGGGGAGTGTTCAAAGTTGAAGGCAAGAGTACCTTCGCCGACCCTCACCGACGGTCAACTGGCGTCGAACAGTAAAGCGGCCACACAGGAATGTGTCTACCTCGGGCGGCAACCGATTCTCGACCGCAGCGGAGCGTTGATCGCGTTCGAACTGCTCTTCCGCACCGGGACCGCCAATGTCGCCCAGGTCACGGATGAGGCCGATGCCACCGCGCAGGTCATCACGAGACTCGTCGGCGACATCGGGCTCCGCGCTGCGCTGGGCGAACACACCGCCTATGTGAACGTCGACCGGACGGCGCTGACGTCCGACCTTGTCCGGCTGTTGCCGCCTGAGCGCTTCGTGCTCGAAATTCTCGAAACGGTAACGTTCGACGAGGCACTCTTCAGGCGCTGCAACGATCTGCGGCGCGCGGGATTCCGGCTCGCACTGGATGATGTTTCCGAGGTGTCCCCGCGTTTGCTCGCGTTTCTGCCGTGCGTCGATATCGTCAAGATCGACTTGATGGAATGCCCGCGCGAGCGTCTTGCCGAAATGGCCGGCATTGTCATGCTGCACGGGAAGGTGGCGATCGCCGAGAAAGTTGAAACACCGGAAGACCATGACGCCGCCATGCGCGCCGGCTTCGAACTGTTTCAGGGCTACCACTTTGCGAAACCGCAGGTGCTGACATCGCGGCGCATCACACCATCGCGCGACGCGCTGCTGCGCATGCTGGTGCTGCTGAGCGGCGAACCGTGGATTGCAGAACTCGAAGCTGAACTCAAGCGGATTCCGAACCTCGTCATTCAACTGTTGCGTCTGCTCGGTTCAAGCGCGGTTGGGTTTCCCCGAACGATTTCGTCACTGCGCGAAGCGATCATGGTAGTGGGCACGCGGCAAATCACGCGCTGGACCCAGTTGCTTCTGTTTGCAGATGGTCATCTCGGCGCGCTGCGCTCCGATCCCCTGACGCGGCTATGTGCCACGCGCGCGCGATTCATGGAACTTGCCGCGGGCCGGCTGCGGCTCGATGACGATCGGTTTGCCGATACCGCGTTCATGACGGGCGTGTTCTCGCTGGTTCATGTGCTTTTTGGCACGGCGATCGAGGACAGCGTGTCCACGCTGCCGATTCACACCGATATCCGACGCGCACTTCTCGAACGGTATGGCGGGTTGGGGTTGCTGTTGAACGCCACCGAGGCGGCCGAATCGGGGGACCTTATGGCAATCCGCGCGGCGTGCGAGGCACTGCCCGGATTTACCCCCAACGACCTGACCATGCTCGGGCTTGCCGCCGCCGCCTGGTACGACGATCAGGTGCAGGGCAACCTGGACGCTGCGAACCACGGGCCTGGGCGCGCCCCTGCCGGGCAAAAAAAGCAGCCCGGACCTGATGGCGCCTGA
- a CDS encoding SDR family oxidoreductase, whose protein sequence is MFVTQYFSKDLFKGKTVFVTGGGSGINLGVAKNFAALGANIAICGRSQEKLDAAAADLRAFGTKVCAVGADVRDNAALEAAFEKSKAELGAMDVLVCGAAGNFLAPAEKLSANGFKTVIDIDLLGSFNATHNAFEQLKETRGTVLYISAGMAYIPHAFQVHVGAAKAGIDMMMKNIALEWGRFGIRANSIVPGPIEGTEGLKRLSDPAEKEKLVSAVPLLRTGTVDDIGQLAAFLSSPLASFITGCVVVCDGGQNLPGSALFNATAERVLRAQHG, encoded by the coding sequence ATGTTCGTTACCCAATATTTCTCGAAAGACCTTTTCAAAGGCAAAACCGTTTTTGTCACCGGTGGCGGCAGTGGAATCAACCTCGGTGTCGCAAAGAACTTCGCCGCACTCGGCGCCAACATCGCCATCTGTGGGCGCTCTCAGGAGAAGCTCGATGCGGCGGCTGCGGATTTGCGAGCGTTCGGCACCAAGGTCTGCGCGGTCGGCGCGGACGTACGCGACAATGCCGCACTCGAAGCAGCGTTTGAAAAGTCGAAAGCAGAGCTGGGCGCGATGGATGTACTGGTCTGTGGTGCCGCCGGCAACTTTCTCGCGCCTGCCGAAAAGCTCTCTGCCAACGGATTCAAGACAGTGATCGACATCGATCTGCTTGGATCCTTCAACGCCACTCACAATGCTTTCGAGCAACTCAAGGAAACCAGGGGGACGGTCCTGTACATTTCGGCTGGCATGGCTTACATACCTCACGCTTTTCAGGTACACGTGGGCGCTGCCAAGGCCGGCATCGACATGATGATGAAGAACATCGCTTTGGAATGGGGACGATTCGGTATCCGTGCCAATAGCATCGTGCCTGGGCCCATTGAGGGGACCGAGGGACTGAAGCGCCTGTCCGATCCTGCGGAAAAGGAAAAACTGGTCTCCGCCGTTCCGCTCCTTCGGACGGGAACCGTAGACGATATTGGTCAGTTAGCGGCATTTCTTTCATCGCCGCTCGCCTCTTTCATCACCGGATGCGTGGTAGTTTGCGATGGCGGTCAGAATCTGCCGGGTTCTGCACTCTTCAACGCGACTGCAGAGCGAGTGCTGCGCGCGCAGCACGGATGA
- a CDS encoding DUF445 domain-containing protein codes for MSCLTDDDESLHTGASDARGILKEARLKRMRRTATCLLGAMMVLLLVSVVFQADYPWLTWLRAFAEAGAIGAIADWYAVVALFRRPLGLPIPHTAIIGRNQQRIAESLGSFVEENFLTPEVVIDRLSGHNTAKALAEWLVKPANSRAIADVVADSLPGLLDGINDADFARFLDRLVVPQLRTLDVSRVAGNILKVVTDGNRHQPLLDHGLETLELWLTNNAGMLKAKFSAVSRYTPAQLDAYIVNKFVEGIIALLHEVVANQDHELRRQFDEAIQHLIMQLQTSSIHRRIGKTLMRDCLRHFRNGRYSHVLLEHIRIRVTADAYREHSMVRSVTNGALVSFGASMRRSPALQQKLNVWWLNLAHTLVVRYRRQISALVTGVVKGWNAKEASRKIEAEIGRDLQYIRINGTFVGGIVGVLLHAATLLVSM; via the coding sequence TTGAGTTGCCTCACCGACGATGACGAAAGCCTGCACACCGGAGCATCCGATGCTCGGGGGATCCTGAAAGAGGCTCGTTTGAAGCGCATGCGGCGAACAGCGACGTGCCTGCTGGGCGCCATGATGGTGCTGCTGCTTGTGAGTGTCGTCTTTCAGGCAGACTATCCCTGGCTGACATGGCTGCGAGCGTTTGCGGAGGCTGGCGCGATCGGCGCGATAGCGGACTGGTACGCCGTGGTCGCGTTGTTCCGACGTCCGCTTGGTCTACCCATCCCGCACACGGCGATTATCGGGCGGAACCAGCAGCGGATTGCTGAGAGTCTGGGCAGCTTCGTCGAGGAGAATTTCCTGACACCGGAAGTCGTCATCGACAGGTTGAGCGGCCACAACACAGCCAAAGCGCTGGCGGAGTGGCTTGTCAAGCCGGCAAACAGCCGGGCGATCGCAGACGTGGTTGCCGACTCGCTTCCTGGTTTGCTTGACGGGATCAACGACGCGGACTTCGCGCGATTTCTCGATCGCCTCGTGGTCCCGCAACTGCGCACGCTCGATGTGTCGCGCGTCGCGGGCAATATCCTGAAGGTCGTGACCGACGGCAATCGGCATCAGCCCCTGCTGGATCATGGACTTGAGACGCTGGAGCTTTGGCTGACGAACAACGCTGGCATGCTCAAGGCGAAGTTCAGTGCGGTGTCGCGTTACACGCCTGCGCAGCTTGACGCCTACATCGTCAACAAATTCGTCGAAGGCATCATTGCGCTACTTCATGAGGTCGTCGCGAATCAGGACCATGAGCTTCGTCGCCAGTTCGACGAGGCGATTCAGCATCTGATTATGCAACTTCAGACATCCAGCATCCATCGCCGTATTGGTAAGACGTTGATGCGCGACTGTCTTCGGCATTTCAGGAATGGGCGTTATTCCCATGTGCTGCTGGAGCATATCCGAATACGCGTGACAGCCGACGCCTATCGCGAGCATTCAATGGTTCGAAGTGTGACAAACGGCGCGCTGGTTTCGTTCGGCGCGAGCATGAGGCGCTCGCCTGCGCTTCAGCAGAAGTTGAATGTGTGGTGGCTGAATCTCGCGCACACGCTCGTGGTGCGCTATCGGCGCCAGATTTCGGCGCTCGTCACCGGCGTCGTGAAAGGCTGGAATGCCAAGGAAGCCAGTCGGAAGATTGAAGCAGAGATTGGCCGCGACCTGCAGTACATCCGTATCAACGGGACATTCGTAGGGGGGATCGTCGGGGTTTTGCTTCATGCAGCCACGCTGCTTGTGAGCATGTGA
- the phaZ gene encoding poly(3-hydroxyalkanoate) depolymerase — MPNYPESVCNMHIQTVDLDGQTLRVGIRRGSDDYPPLLIFNGVGANLELVEPFVSALEDVSVIIFDIPGVGGSPVPRVPYRFSTLSVLTDRLLSKLGYEGPVDVLGVSWGGALAQQFAHLYPGRCRKLILAATSPGVVMVPARVSVLAKLIGPRRYTDPTYLEEIGAEIYGGAYRRDPALLKEHSRHIRAPRGRGYLYQLLAAWGWSSLPWLGSLRQATLIMHGNDDPIVPLANAKILAARIRHATLYVIDDGHLFLVARAKEVAPVVRKFIRQETS; from the coding sequence ATGCCAAATTACCCTGAGTCTGTCTGCAACATGCACATCCAGACAGTCGATCTGGACGGTCAGACGCTGCGTGTCGGCATCCGGCGCGGCAGCGACGATTACCCGCCCTTGCTCATCTTCAACGGCGTTGGCGCGAATCTCGAACTGGTCGAGCCGTTTGTCTCTGCCCTGGAAGATGTGAGCGTCATCATCTTTGACATCCCCGGCGTCGGCGGATCGCCGGTCCCGCGCGTGCCGTATCGCTTCTCGACGCTCTCGGTGCTCACCGACAGGCTGTTGTCGAAGCTGGGCTATGAAGGGCCCGTCGACGTGCTCGGCGTATCGTGGGGCGGCGCGCTCGCGCAGCAATTCGCACATCTGTATCCCGGGCGTTGCCGCAAACTGATCCTCGCGGCGACCTCACCAGGCGTCGTCATGGTCCCGGCCAGGGTATCGGTGCTTGCGAAGCTCATCGGCCCGCGCCGCTACACGGACCCGACATACCTTGAGGAGATCGGTGCCGAGATATATGGGGGAGCATACCGACGTGACCCGGCGTTGCTGAAGGAGCATAGCCGTCATATCCGCGCACCGCGGGGTCGTGGATACCTCTATCAATTGCTGGCTGCCTGGGGCTGGAGCAGTTTGCCCTGGCTCGGCAGCCTGCGCCAGGCAACGCTGATCATGCACGGAAACGATGACCCGATCGTGCCCTTGGCGAATGCGAAAATTCTCGCGGCCCGCATTCGCCATGCGACGTTATATGTCATCGACGACGGCCATCTTTTCCTCGTCGCGCGCGCAAAGGAAGTTGCTCCCGTGGTGCGAAAGTTCATCCGACAGGAGACGAGTTGA
- a CDS encoding phasin family protein: protein MESSHTRSLFADFTRLIGQFKLPGLDLAAMLERRRKDIEAFAAINATTLAGLQSLGQKQADMLGTTMSGLQSLVTTKPDTSVRKPLANTGELVQRALHRALSNAQEVSSTVYTTQSDSYAIVSKRVAENVEDLKALLKPGK, encoded by the coding sequence ATGGAATCAAGCCATACTAGGAGCCTCTTTGCCGACTTCACCCGGCTCATCGGCCAGTTCAAGCTTCCCGGCTTAGACCTCGCCGCCATGCTGGAGCGGCGGCGTAAGGACATCGAGGCGTTCGCGGCGATCAACGCGACCACGCTCGCGGGCTTGCAGTCGCTCGGTCAAAAGCAGGCGGACATGCTGGGCACGACGATGAGCGGCCTCCAATCGTTGGTCACTACGAAACCGGATACGTCGGTACGCAAACCTCTTGCAAACACGGGTGAACTGGTTCAACGGGCGTTGCACAGGGCCTTGTCGAACGCGCAGGAAGTGTCGAGTACGGTCTATACGACGCAGTCCGACAGCTATGCGATCGTCAGCAAGCGCGTCGCGGAGAACGTCGAAGATCTGAAGGCGCTTCTGAAACCAGGTAAGTAA